The genomic window AATTATACTTGCGGGCGGATCGGGGACCCGGCTCTATCCTCTGACCCAGGTGGTGAGCAAGCAGATGCTGCCGGTCTACGACAAGCCGATGATCTATTATCCGCTGTCGACCCTGATGCTGGCGGGGATCCGTGATGTGTTGATCATCAGCACACCGCACGACCTTCCCTTGTTTAAAACGCTATTGGGGGATGGTTCAAAGATCGGCATGAAGTTTAGCTACGCCGAGCAACCGAGTCCGGATGGTTTGGCGCAGGCCTTCATTATCGGCAAGGAGTTCATTGGTGATGACTCGGTGGCCTTGGTGCTGGGCGACAATATTTTTTATGGACACGGTTTCCCCGGAATGTTGGCAGAGGCTGCCGGGAGGAAGTGCGGGGCAACCATCTTTACTTACCCCGTTCGGGATCCGGAACGCTATGGGGTTGTGGAACTCGATGCAACCGGGCAACCGATTTCGATTGAGGAAAAGCCTGCGGCGCCAAAATCAAACATGGCCGTTACCGGCCTCTATTTCTTCGATGGTCGTGTGGTGGCTCTTGCCGAACAGTTGACACCTTCCGCGCGCGGCGAATTGGAGGTAACGGATCTGATCCGCCGGTACATGGAATGGGGTGAGCTGGATATGGTCAACCTTGGGCGAGGATTTGCCTGGCTCGATACCGGTACGCATGATGCTTTGCACGATGCGGCAAGTTATGTTGAAACGATTGAGAAGCGGCAGGGTTTGAAGATTTCCTGCATCGAGGAAATCGCGTTTCGTCGAGGGTACATAGAAGTCGGCCAGTTGAAGGCTTTGGGACTGGCGATGAAGAACAATAGCTATGGCCAATACCTGTTGGGCTTGGTTAAACGACGTTATTAGGTAAAAAAAAGGGAACACATGAAAAAGGCATTGATTACCGGGATCACCGGGCAGGATGGATCGTACTTGACCGAATTCTTGATCGGCAAGGGCTATGAGGTGCACGGCATCATCCGTCGGGCGAGTACGTTCAACACGCTTCGCATCGATCACCTCTACCAGGATCAGCACGAAGGAAACCCGCAGATGATCCTGCACCATGGCGATCTTACCGACTCAAGCAACCTCAACCGCATGATCGAGCAGATCGGGCCAGCCGAAATCTACAACCTTGCGGCGCAATCGCACGTGCAGGTTTCGTTCGAGGTGCCGGAATACACCGCCGAGGCCGACGCGCTGGGCGTGCTACGCTTTCT from Pontiella desulfatans includes these protein-coding regions:
- the rfbA gene encoding glucose-1-phosphate thymidylyltransferase RfbA — protein: MKGIILAGGSGTRLYPLTQVVSKQMLPVYDKPMIYYPLSTLMLAGIRDVLIISTPHDLPLFKTLLGDGSKIGMKFSYAEQPSPDGLAQAFIIGKEFIGDDSVALVLGDNIFYGHGFPGMLAEAAGRKCGATIFTYPVRDPERYGVVELDATGQPISIEEKPAAPKSNMAVTGLYFFDGRVVALAEQLTPSARGELEVTDLIRRYMEWGELDMVNLGRGFAWLDTGTHDALHDAASYVETIEKRQGLKISCIEEIAFRRGYIEVGQLKALGLAMKNNSYGQYLLGLVKRRY